A single window of Corythoichthys intestinalis isolate RoL2023-P3 chromosome 21, ASM3026506v1, whole genome shotgun sequence DNA harbors:
- the LOC130909147 gene encoding retinol-binding protein 4-B-like: MFELTFSSFLTRRRMLQYVLSLCLLALTWAQDCQVANIQVMQNFNKARYTGKWYAVDKTDSAGLFFIDNIEAQFMVRDNGSMTAKARGRVIILNNYETCAVMLATFEETNVPAKLRMKYWGLAAYLETGVDDYWVIDTDYDNYAVHYSCRQVDIDGTCTDSYSFIFSRQPTGLRLEDQRIVTQKKRELCLLGKYRHVTHNDLCNNAS, encoded by the exons ATGTTTGAGCTGACTTTTTCCTCTTTCCTGACAAG AAGGAGAATGCTGCAGTACGTGTTGTCCCTGTGTTTGCTGGCCCTGACCTGGGCGCAGGACTGCCAAGTGGCTAACATTCAAGTCATGCAGAACTTTAACAAAGCCAGG TACACAGGGAAGTGGTACGCCGTGGACAAGACAGACTCCGCGGGTTTGTTCTTCATCGACAACATCGAGGCCCAGTTCATGGTGCGAGACAACGGCTCCATGACAGCCAAGGCCAGGGGCCGAGTCATCATTCTTAA CAACTATGAGACGTGCGCTGTCATGCTGGCCACTTTTGAGGAAACTAACGTACCCGCCAAGTTAAGGATGAAGTATTGGGGACTCGCAGCCTACCTGGAGACTGGAG TTGACGACTACTGGGTCATCGACACCGACTACGACAACTACGCCGTCCATTACTCCTGCAGACAGGTGGACATTGACGGCACCTGTACAGACAGCTACTCCTTCATCTTCTCTAGACAACCGACGGGTCTGAGACTGGAGGACCAGCGCATAGTCACCCAGAAGAAAAGAGAGCTGTGCCTTCTGGGAAAATACCGTCACGTCACGCACAATG ACTTGTGCAACAACGCCAGTTGA